In Pseudomonas sp. p1(2021b), the genomic window CACCTGACCGAACTGGTCAATCAGCGCGATAGCTGGTCCAGCAACGCGATGACAATCGTCGCCGCATCAAGCAGGCCTCGCTGCCTGTTGTGCTGGAGCACTATAAAACGCTCGAATCGACATTACGCGTCTTGATCAAGGCATGCGATGAACAGATCGCTGAGCAGAGTCGCCGTGTCGATGCAGACCTATTCGAACGCTTGAGCGAGATCAAGGGTGTGGGCAACGTCACCATTGCCAGTCTGTTCTGCTATCTGCCGGAACTGGGTGATCTGAACCGTGCGCAAGTAGCTGCCCTGGCGGGTGTGGCGCCCTACAACAACGACAGTGGGACCAAAAACGGAAAGCGCCATGTCTACGGCGGCCGGGCGAAACTGCGTCGTGCGGCCTACATGTGCACCTTGGTGATGGCACGCGTGAATCCAGATTTTAAAGCGCGATGGGCCCGGCTGCGCGCGAGCGGTAAGCCAGCAAAAGTAGCGCTGGTGGCATGCATGCGCGTGCTGCTGGTGAGGCTCAATGCCATGGTGCGTGATGGAACGCCATGGCGTGATCAGCCTGTCTGAAGGCACATCGGGTAGGCAGACTGGTGTCTGCCTACCGCTGATACGTGCATTGGTCGGGTGGAAGTGAAAGACAGTTGGCTCCTACAGGGCTCTGCACGTTCGCAATGGGGCACCAGGTGCCCCAGATTGGGGCTCAGTGATGCTTGCGCGGCACCGGCTTTAGCAGTTCGTCGGGCGGCATTTCGCACTTGATCTTGCGCCCCAGTAGCTCCTCGATGGCCGGTAGCTGGTAGGCGTCGTCCTCGCCCGCGAAACTGATCGACACGCCATTGGTGCCGGCCCGGCCCGTGCGGCCGATGCGGTGCACGTAGTCGTCCGGGTCTTCCGGCAGGGTGAAGTTGATCACGTGGCTGATACCATCGATGTGAATACCGCGGCCGGCCACGTCGGTGGCCACCAGCACGGCGATGCGGCCTTCACGGAAGCTTTCCAGGGTGCGGATGCGCTTGTGCTGCGGCACGTCGCCTGACAGCTGGGCGGCGTTGATGCCGTCGCGCACCAGGCGCTCCTCGACCCGCCGCACTTCGTCCTTGCGGTTGGCGAATACCATCACCCGTTCCCACTTGTTCTGGGTCACCAGGTTGTACAGCAGCTTGTACTTGTCGCTCGAGGCCACGGCATAGACGTGCTGCTCGACCGTTTCGCTGGCCACGTTCTCCGGCTCGATCTCGACGATGGCCGGGTTGGTGGTCCACTGCTTGGCCAGGTTCATCACATCGTCGGTGAAGGTGGCCGAGAACAGCAGCGTCTGGCGTTCGCTCTTGGGTGGGGTCTGGCGGATGATCTGGCGCACCTGCGGGATGAAGCCCATGTCGAGCATGCGGTCGGCTTCGTCCAGCACCAGTACCTCGACCATGTCCAGGTGCACCTCGCCGCGCTGGTGGAAGTCCAGCAGACGGCCCGGGGTGGCCACCAGGATGTCGCAATGGCGCGCTTCCAGTGCCTTGAGCTGCTTGTCGAAGTCCATGCCGCCCACGAACGTCATCACGTTCAGGCCGCTGTACTTGGTCAGGGCCATGGCGTCCTTGGCGATCTGCACCACCAGCTCACGGGTCGGCGCGATGATCAGCGCACGCGGCTCACCCATGTAGCGTTCTTTGGGCGGTGGGGTCTGCTGCAGCTGGGAGATGATCGAGATCAGGAACGCCGCAGTCTTGCCGGTGCCGGTCTGGGCCCGGCCGATGGCGTCCTTGCCACGCAGGGTATGGCCCAGCACCTGGGCCTGGATCGGTGTGCAGTAGGGGAAGCCCAGGTCGTGGATGGCATGCATCAGCTCGTTGGACAGCTTGAAGTCATGGAAGCGGGTCTTGCCTTCCTGGGGCTCGACCACGAAGTCTTCCGGCTTCCACAGGCTGGCCTGGGGCTTTGGCTTGCGCTCGCGGCGCGGCTTGTCCTTGGCTGCGGGTTTGTCTGCGCGCGGGGCAGCTGCCGGTGCTGGCGTTTCGACGGGTTGCACGGCCGCTGTCGGCGGCTCTGCCGCGGGCGGAGGGGTAATCACGTTGGCAACGGGCGCGACGGCCTGCGGGGCAGCGTCGGGCTTGCCGAATATTTTCTTGAGTGCCTTGAGCACGATCGTCTCGTCAACTGGTTAAGGAATGTACGCCGGGCAGTGTAATGCAAGAACCGGGCGCGGCGTAGTGGAGTGCGCCGACAACTACAGGCGAACCCTGCTTATTGCAGCTGCTTGCCCAGCCAGTCGTGGATATCGCCGAGTTCCTCGACCACCACTTCGTGTTCCATCGGGTATTCATGCCAGCGGGCGGCGACACCCCAGCTGTTCAGGTATTCGAAGGCGGTACGGCCCATGGAGGGGATCACCACCGGGTCGTGCACACCGTGCAGGCACAGGGCTGGGGTACGTTGCTGGCAGGCGCTCAGCTGGTGGGTATCACTGAAGGTCGGGGCGTAGGTAGACAGCGCGATCACGCCACCCAGCGCCTCCTGCCACTTTATATAGGCTGTATGCAGGACCACGGCGCCGCCTTGGGAAAAACCGGCCAGGAAGATTCGGGTCAGGTCGATGCCCTTGGCCCGTTCCGCTTCGATCAGGCCGATGATCTGCTCGGCCGATTCCTCCAGTTGCGCCTCGTCGATCGCGCGTGCCGGGGTCATGGCCTTGATGTCGTACCAACTGGGCATGGCGTAGCCGCCATTGATGGTCACCGGCCGGGTGGGTGCCTGGGGCATGACGAAGCGGGTGCTGAGCAGGCGCTCCTGCATGAATTCGGCCACAGGTAGGAAGTCGTAACGATCGGCCCCCAGGCCGTGCAACCAGATCACACAGGCGTCGGCGGTGTTCTGGGGTTCGAGGATCAACGGGTTGGTCATGGCTGCTCCGAAAGTGTGCGTACGCCCAGGTTCTGGTGCGTGAAAAGAAGGCGTGCATGGGTAATGCCACAAGAAGATGTCGCAACTCTACAACTTTTCCGCATTGACGACCGCTTAAACGCTCGAGTCCAGAACTGTGGTACGCCCTTTGCTACGGATCAACCGATGCGAAGGGATAGACCGGCGACGGTAACACCCTTGTGCGGATAGAAGGCTGTCATCAGAACAGCTCATTGCACCATTGACCCAATAACAAGCCAACCAGGGTCGGATGCGCCTCATAAGGGTGCGGTGCAATTCCGGCTCGATACAACAAGAGCGATTGGAGGTTGAGAATGAAGATGTTGAAAACCACCCTGGCAGTCCTGACCGCTGCCGCCGCGCTGGGCGCCACCAGTTTCGCCCAGGCCGGCGCGACCCTCGATGCGGTCAAGAAGAAGGGCTTCGTCCAGTGTGGCGTGAGTGACGGCCTCCCGGGCTTCTCGGTACCGGACAGCACCGGCAAGATCGTCGGTATCGACGCCGATGTGTGCCGCGCCGTGGCAGCGGCGGTGTTCGGCGATGCCACCAAGGTCAAGTTCAGCCAGCTCAACGCCAAGGAACGCTTCACCGCGCTGCAGTCGGGCGAAGTCGACGTGCTGTCGCGCAACACCACCTGGACCAGCTCGCGCGATGCCGGCATGGGCCTGGTGTTCGCCGGTGTCACCTACTACGACGGCGTCGGTTTCCTGGTCAACAAGAAGCTGGGCGTGTCCAGTGCCAAGGAGCTCGATGGCGCGACTATCTGTATCCAGGCCGGTACCACCACCGAGCTGAACGTCTCGGACTTCTTCCGCGCCAATGGCCTGAAGTACACCCCCATCACCTTCGACACCTCCGACGAAAGTGCCAAGTCGCTGGAGTCCGGCCGTTGCGACGTGCTGACCTCGGACAAGTCGCAGCTGTTCGCCCAGCGCTCGAAGCTGGCCGCACCGAGCGAATACGTGGTCCTGCCGGAAACCATCTCCAAGGAGCCGCTGGGCCCGGTTGTGCGCAAGGGCGACGAGGAGTGGTTCAGCATCGTCAAGTGGACCCTCTTCGCCATGCTCAACGCCGAGGAAGCGGGCATCACCTCGAAGAACGTCGAGGCCGAGGCCAAGTCCACCAAGAACCCCGACGTTGCCCGCCTGCTGGGCGCCGACGGCGAATACGGCAAGGACCTGAAGCTGCCCAAGGACTGGGTGGTGCAGATCGTCAAGCAGGTAGGCAACTATGGCGAAGTGTTCGAGAAGAACCTGGGCCAGAGCACCGACCTGAAGATCGACCGTGGCATGAACGCCCTGTGGAACAACGGCGGCATCCAGTACGCGCCTCCAGTGCGCTGATGGCTGCACCCTGCGGCGGCATCCCGCCGCCGCAGGTTGTTCGATCCCATCCTTGCGGGGCATTTCATGCAAAATCGAATCGGCGCGCAGAAGGGGTTTTCCCTGAGCGATCCACGTGTGCGCGCGTGGCTGTTCCAGGTGGTCACGGTGGTGTTTGTGGTCGGCCTGGGCTGGTACCTGTTCCATAATACCCAGGCCAACCTGCAACACCGGGGCATCACCTCGGGCTTCGACTTCCTCGAGCGCAGTGCGGGCTTCGGCATCGCCCAGCACCTGATTCCCTACGTGGAGTCGGACAGCTATGCCCGGGTATTCGTCATCGGCCTGCTCAACACGCTGCTGGTGACCTTAATCGGCATCATCCTGGCCACGCTGCTGGGCTTCGTCATCGGCGTGGCGCGGCTGTCGCCGAACTGGATGATCAGCAAGCTGGCGACCGTGTACGTGGAAACCTTCCGCAACATCCCGCCGCTGCTGCAGATCCTGTTCTGGTACTTCGCCGTGTTCCTCACGCTGCCGGGGCCACGGGGCAGCATCAACCTCGACGACACCTTCTTCATCAGCAACCGGGGCCTGAACATGCCCGGCGCGACCCTGGCCGAAGGCTTCTGGCCGTTCGTGCTGGCGCTGGTGCTGGCGGTCGTCGCCATCGCGCTGATGGTGCGCCTGGCCAACAAGCGTTTCGACGAGACCGGCGAGCCGTTCCACAAGTTCTGGGTGGGACTGCTGATGTTCATCGGTATCCCCGGCGTCTGCGTGGCATTGTTCGGCAGCCCGGTGCACTGGGAGGTGCCACAGCTCAAGGGCTTCAACTTCGTTGGCGGCTGGGTGCTGATTCCCGAATTGCTCGCCTTGACCCTGGCGCTGACCATCTACACGGCGGCGTTCATCGCCGAGATCGTGCGCTCGGGCATCCGCTCGGTCAGCCATGGCCAGACCGAGGCCGCGCGTTCGCTGGGCCTGCGCGAGGGGCCGACCCTGCGCAAGGTGATCATCCCCCAGGCCTTGCGGGTGATCGTGCCGCCGTTGACCAGCCAGTACCTGAACCTGGCGAAGAACTCATCCCTGGCGGCCGGCATCGGCTATCCAGAGATGGTCTCGCTGTTCGCCGGTACCGTGCTCAACCAGACCGGTCAGGCGATCGAGGTGATCGCCATCACCATGAGTGTCTATCTGGCCATCAGCCTCAGCATTTCGCTGCTGATGAACGGGTACAACAAGCGCATCGCGCTGATCGAGCGATGAGGGTACGCCTGTGACAGCCCATGTTTTCAAACCTGACATGCCGCCACCGGTGAAGACCGTCGGCGCGCTCGCATGGATGCGTGCCAACCTGTTCTCCAACTGGCTCAACACCGTGTTGACCCTGTTCGCCCTGTACCTGGTCTGGCTCATCGTGCCACCGCTGGTGCAGTGGGCGTTCATCGATGCCAACTGGGTCGGTACCACCCGGGCCGACTGCACCCAGGAGGGCGCCTGCTGGGTGTTCATCCAGCAGCGTTTCGGCCAGTTCATGTATGGCTACTACCCGGTGGAGCTGCGCTGGCGGGTCGATCTGACCGTCTGGCTCGCCGTGCTCGGCGCCGCGCCGCTGTTCATCAAGCGCTTCCCGCGCAAGGTGGTCTACGGCCTGGGCTTTTTGGTGCTGTACCCGATCCTGGCCTATACCCTGTTGCACGGCGGCTATCTGGGCCTTGCCACGGTATCCACCAGCCAGTGGGGCGGCCTGATGCTGACCCTGGTGATCGCCACCGTCGGTATCGTCGGTGCCTTGCCGCTGGGCATCCTCCTGGCGCTGGGGCGGCGTTCCAACCTGCCGGCGGTGAAGGTCGTCTGCGTGACCTTCATCGAGTTCTGGCGGGGTGTGCCGCTGATCACCGTGTTGTTCATGTCCTCGGTGATGCTGCCGTTGTTCCTGCCCGAGGGCATGAGCTTCGACAAGCTGCTGCGGGCCATGATCGGGGTGATCCTGTTCCAGTCGGCCTACATCGCCGAGGTGGTCCGTGGTGGCCTGCAGGCCATCCCCAAGGGCCAGTACGAAGCGGCCGCGGCCATGGGCCTGGGCTACTGGCGGGCGATGGGGCTGGTGATCCTGCCCCAGGCGCTCAAGCTGGTGATCCCCGGCATCGTCAATACCTTCATCGCCCTGTTCAAGGACACCAGCCTGGTGATCATCATCGGCCTGTTCGACCTGCTCAACAGCGTCAAGCAGGCCGCCGCCGACCCGGCCTGGCTGGGCATGGCCACCGAGGGCTATGTGTTCGCTGCCCTGGTGTTCTGGATTTTCTGTTTCGGTATGTCCCGCTACTCCATGCACCTGGAGCGCAAGCTGGACACTGGCCACAAGCGTTAGGAGTTTCGAAATGAGTGAAGCGAGCAAGCAGCCTGTCGGCCCCGAAGGCATCATCCAGATGCAGGGTGTGAACAAGTGGTATGGGCAGTTCCACGTGCTCAAGGACATCAACCTGAACGTGCGCCAAGGTGAGCGTATCGTGCTGTGCGGGCCTTCCGGTTCCGGTAAGTCGACCACCATCCGCTGCCTCAACCGCCTGGAAGAGCACCAGCAGGGTCGTATCGTGGTCGATGGCGTGGAGCTGACCAACGACCTCAAGCAGATCGAGGCGATCCGTCGTGAGGTGGGCATGGTGTTCCAGCACTTCAACCTGTTCCCGCACCTGAGCATCCTCGAGAACTGCACCCTGGCGCCGATGTGGGTACGCAAGATGCCCCGGCGCAAGGCCGAGGAAATCGCCATGCACTACCTGGAGCGGGTGCGTATTCCCGAACAGGCGCACAAGTATCCGGGGCAGTTGTCCGGCGGCCAGCAACAGCGCGTGGCGATCGCCCGGGCGCTGTGCATGAAGCCCAAGATCATGCTGTTCGACGAGCCGACCTCGGCGCTGGACCCGGAGATGGTCAAAGAGGTGCTCGATACCATGGTGGGCCTGGCCGAGGACGGCATGACCATGCTCTGTGTGACCCACGAGATGGGCTTTGCCCGGACGGTGGCGAACCGGGTGATCTTCATGGACAAGGGCGAGATCGTGGAACAGGCGGCACCGGATGACTTCTTCGACCGGCCGCGCAGTGACCGGACCAAGTTGTTCCTCAGCCAGATCCTGCATTGATGTGTTGGGGCCGCGTTGCGGCCCTTTCGCGGCACAAGGCCGCGCCTACCGGGAGACACGCGATTTCCTGTAGGCGCGGCCTTGTGCCGCGAACGAGCTGCAAAGCAGCCCTGGCTTACTTCTGTTCCTGCGCCGCAACCGGCGCGGGTGGCGGCCGCAGCCCCACTTCGGCGATCAGCTTGAGCTGCTCGCCATTGCGCATCACTTCGATGGAAATCTTCTCGTTGGGCTTGATCCGCGCCACCTGGTTCATCGACTTGCGCCCGTCACCGGCCGGTTCACCGTTGATGCTCAGGATCACGTCACCGAGCTGCAGGCCTGCACGTTGCGCCGGGCCGTCGCGGAAGATACCCGCCACCACGATGCCCGGGCGGTCCTTCATGCCGTAGGACTCGGCCAGTTCCTGGCTCAGCGGCTGTACCTCGATGCCCAGCCAGCCACGGATCACCTGACCGTGCTCGACGATCGACTTCATGACCTCCAGTGCCAGCTTGACCGGGATGGCGAAGCCGATGCCCTGAGAGCCACCGGACTTGGAGAAGATCGCGGTGTTGATGCCGATCAGGTTGCCGTTGGCATCGATCAGCGCCCCGCCCGAGTTGCCCGGGTTGATCGCCGCGTCCGTCTGGATGAAGTCTTCGTAGTTGTTCAGGCCCAGCTGGTTGCGGCCGGTGGCGCTGATGATGCCCATGGTCACGGTCTGGCCGACGCCGAAGGGGTTGCCGATGGCCAGGGACACGTCGCCGATGTGGATGGTGTCGGAGCGGCCGATGGTGATGGCCGGCAGTTTCTTCAGGTCGATCTTCAAGACCGCGAGGTCGGTTTCCGGGTCGCTGCCGATCACCCGCGCGAGGGTTTCACGGCCGTCCTTGAGCGCCACGACGATCTGGTCTGCGCCGCTGGTCACGTGGTTGTTGGTCAGCAGGTAGCCTTCGGGGCTCATGATCACCGCCGAACCCAGGCTCGACTCCCAGCGCCGTTGCTTGGGCAGGTTGTCGCCGAAGAAGCGGCGGAACTGCGGGTCTTCGAACAGCGGGTGCGAACTCTTGTTCACCACCTTGGTGGTGTACAGGTTGGCCACCGCCGGCGCGGCCAGGGTCACGGCGTCGGCATAGGACACCGGCCCCTGCACGATGCGCGAGGTCTGGGGGGCCTGCTGCAGGTTGACGTCCTGGCTGGGCAGGCCGACCCATTCGGGAAAACGCTGGATGATCAGCATGGCGATCAGTACGCCGGTAAGCAGGGGCCATCCAAAAAAACGCAAAGCCTTGAGCATCGAATGAATCCTGGGAGTGGGGCAGGGGCCGGTGGCTGCGCAGCAGGGAGCGAGCGCGCGCGATCATACACTGGTAACAGCGTGGTCGGCGACGCGGTAATCGTGGTGCCGGCTTCGCGGGTAAACCCGATCCCACACAAGGGGCGGGCTTACCCGCGAATGACGGTGCCACGAATGGATCCCCAGGCGATTGCAGCCGGTTTCCCCGAAGCCGGCGACGGCCCATAATGGCGGCCATTATACGGGCGTTGCGCCCACCGAACGTGCAGATTTCGAGGAGATTTTCCATGGCCGTCGCCCTGAGCACCCTGGTGGAGGAAGCCGAGCGCTACCTGGCCAGTGCCAAGATCCAGGATTACTGCCCCAATGGCCTGCAGGTCGAGGGTCGGCCGCAGGTCAGCCGCATCGTCAGTGGCGTCACCGCCAGCCAGGCCTTGCTCGATGCCGCGGTCGAGGCCGAGGCCGACCTGGTGCTGGTGCACCACGGTTACTTCTGGAAAGGCGAGAACCCCTGCATCACCGGCATGAAGCAGCGCCGCCTCAAGACCCTGCTCAAGCATGACATCAGCCTGCTGGCCTATCACCTGCCGTTGGACCTGCACCCGGAGGTGGGCAACAACGTGCAGCTGGCTCGCCAGCTGGACATCACCGTCGAGGGGCTGCTGGACCCGGACAACCCCAAGGTGGTCGGCCTGGTGGGTTCGCTCGCCGAGCCGGTGTCGGCGCGTGATTTCGCTCGGCGGGTGCAGGAGGTCATGGGGCGCGAACCGCTGGTGATCGAGGGCGAGCAAATGATCCGTCGGGTGGGCTGGTGCACCGGCGGTGGGCAGGGGTATATCGACACCGCCATTGCTGCAGGGGTCGACCTGTTCTTGAGTGGGGAGGCGTCCGAGCAGACCTTCCACAGCGCCCGCGAGAACGGCATCAGCTTCATCGCCGCTGGCCACCACGCGACCGAGCGTTATGGCGTCCAGGCGCTGGGCGACTACCTGGCACGGCGTTTTGCGTTGGAGCACCTGTTCATCGACTGCCCGAACCCGATCTGACGGCCTGGCAGGCCCAATCGCGGGACAAGCCCGCGCCCACAGGTACAGCGCTGTTCATGGGGCATGCGCGGTACTTGTGGGAGCGGGCTTGTCCCGCGTTTGGGCCTCAAAGCGGCCCTCGATTCCCCCCAAACCCGTAGTCATATCGTTAGATTCTTTCGGTCTATCCAACCTCCTAAATAGAATCAAGTGCTGTGATACAGTGCCAGCCTCGAACACGGCCCGCTGGCCGTCCATAAGATCGTTTTTCGTGAGTAGCCATGGTCGACAAACTGACGCACTTGAAACAGCTGGAGGCGGAGAGCATCCACATCATCCGCGAGGTGGCCGCCGAGTTCGACAACCCGGTGATGCTGTACTCGATCGGCAAGGACTCCGCCGTGATGCTGCACCTGGCGCGCAAGGCCTTCTTCCCGGGCAAGCTGCCGTTCCCGGTGATGCACGTCGACACCCAGTGGAAATTCCAGGAGATGTACCGCTTCCGCGACAAGATGGTCGAGGAGATGGGCCTGGAACTGATCACCCACGTCAACCCCGAAGGCGTGGCCCAGGGCATCAACCCGTTCACCCATGGCAGCTCCAAGCACACCGACATCATGAAGACCCAGGGCCTGAAGCAGGCGCTGGACAAGTACGGCTTCGACGCCGCGTTCGGCGGTGCCCGCCGCGACGAGGAGAAGTCCCGGGCCAAGGAGCGTGTCTACTCCTTCCGTGACAGCAAGCACCGCTGGGACCCGAAGAACCAGCGCCCGGAGCTGTGGAACATCTACAACGGCAAGGTCAACAAGGGCGAGTCGATCCGCGTCTTCCCGCTGTCGAACTGGACCGAGCTGGACATCTGGCAGTACATCTACCTCGAAGGCATCCCGATCGTGCCGCTGTACTTCGCCGCCGAGCGCGAGGTCATCGAGAAGAACGGCACCCTGATCATGATCGACGACGAACGGATCCTCGAGCACCTCACCGATGAGGAGAAGGCACGTATCGTCAAGAAGAAGGTGCGTTTCCGTACCCTCGGCTGCTACCCGTTGACGGGCGCGGTGGAGTCGGAGGCCGACAGCCTCACCGACATCATTCAGGAAATGCTCCTGACGCGCACTTCCGAGCGCCAGGGCCGCGTCATCGACCACGATGGCGCAGGCTCCATGGAAGACAAGAAACGTCAGGGCTATTTCTAATTCTCAGGGTTACTCCATGTCGCACCAATCCGATTTGATCAGCGAAGACATCGTCGCTTATCTGGCTCAGCACGAGCGCAAAGAACTGCTGCGTTTCCTCACCTGCGGCAACGTGGATGACGGCAAGAGCACCCTGATCGGGCGCCTGCTGCACGACTCCAAGATGATCTACGAGGACCACCTCGAGGCCATCACCCGCGATTCGAAAAAGGTCGGCACCACCGGCGAGGACGTGGACCTGGCGCTGCTGGTCGACGGCCTGCAGGCCGAGCGTGAACAGGGCATCACCATCGATGTCGCCTACCGCTATTTCTCCACTGCCAAGCGCAAGTTCATCATTGCTGACACCCCAGGCCACGAGCAGTACACCCGCAACATGGCCACCGGTGCCTCGACCTGCGACCTGGCGATCATCCTGGTCGATGCGCGCTACGGTGTGCAGACCCAGACCCGCCGCCACAGCTTCATCGCCTCGTTGCTGGGCATCAAGCATATCGTGGTCGCGGTCAACAAGATGGACCTGAAGAACTTCGACGAGCAGGTGTTCGAGTCGATCAAGGCCGACTACCTGAAGTTCGCCGAGGGCATCAACCTCAAGCCGTCGAGCCTGCACTTCGTGCCGATGTCGGCGCTCAAGGGCGACAACGTGGTCAACCGCAGCGAGCGTTCGCCGTGGTACACCGGCCCTGCGCTGATGGAAATCCTCGAGACCGTGGAAGTGGCGGCCGACCGTAACTTCACCGACCTGCGCTTCCCGGTGCAGTACGTCAACCGCCCGAACCTGAACTTCCGCGGTTTTGCCGGCACCATCGCCAGCGGCGTCGTGCACAAGGGTGACGAAGTGGTCGTGCTGCCCTCGGGCAAGAGCAGCCGGGTCAAGTCCATCGTCACCTTCGAAGGCGAGTTGGAAAACGCAGGGCCCGGCCAGGCCGTGACCCTGACCATGGAAGACGAGATCGATATTTCCCGTGGCGATCTGCTGGTGCATGCCGACAACGTCCCACCGGTGACCGACCAGTTCGACGCCATGCTGGTGTGGATGGCCGAAGAGCCGATGCTGCCGGGCAAGAAGTACGACATCAAGCGCGCCACCAGCTACGTGCCGGGCTCTATCGCCAGCATCACTCACAAGGTGGATGTGAATACCCTGGAGCAGGGCGCCGCCAGCGCGCTGCAACTGAACGAGATCGGCCGCGTCAAGGTCAGCCTGGACGCCGCTATCGCCCTGGACGGCTACGACAGCAACCGCACCACCGGTGCGTTCATCGTCATCGACCGCCTGACCAACGGCACCGTCGGCGCCGGCATGATCATCGCACCGCCGGTATTGCCGCACGGCAGCACCGGTCACCACGGCAAGCTGGCCCACGTTTCCACCGAGGAGCGTGCCCTGCGCTTCGGCCAGCAGCCGGCTACCGTGCTGTTCAGCGGCCTGTCCGGTGCAGGCAAGAGCACCCTGGCCTATGCCGTGGAGCGCAAGTTGTTCGACATGGGCCGTGCGGTATACGTGCTCGACGGCCAGAACCTGCGTCACGACCTGAACAAAGGCCTGCCGCAGGACCGCGCCGGCCGTACCGAGAACTGGCGCCGTGCCGCCCATGTGGCGCGCCAGTTCAACGAAGCCGGCATGCTGACCCTGGCGGCCTTCGTGGCGCCGGACGCCGAAGGCCGCGAGCAGGCCAAGGCGCTGATCGGCAAGGAGCGCCTGGTCACCGTCTACGTGCAGGCATCGCCGATCGCCTGCCGCGAGCGCGACCCACAAGGCCTGTATGCCGCCGACGGCGACAACATCCCGGGCGAAAGCTTCCCGTACGATGTGCCGCTGGATGCGGACCTGGTGATCGACACCCAGGTCACCAGCGTCGAAGAAGGTGTCAAGCAAGTGCTGGACGTGCTGCGCAAGCGCGGCGCGATCTGATCTTCGATGCCCCTAGACAACCCCGCTTCGGCGGGGTTTCTTTTTTCGCATTTCGGTAATTTTTCCGCTGGTCATTGTTGAAAAGCCAACTGGTTGCAGTGTGTCTCGTTTCGGCATCCTCGTACGGCAAATAAGCAATCCATGTAGGAAGATTCATGACCATCAAGAAAGTCGCCTCCATCGTGCTCCTCGCACTCTCCGCTACGGTGGCAAGCGTTGCCTACGCCGACATCGGCGCCAAGTGCTGCCCGTTCAGCGACGAGCGTTTGAAGACCAACGTCGAGACCCTGCTGGACTCGACCAATACCTTGACCAAGATCCACGGCGTGCGCTTCAAGTGGAAGGACTCGGGACGCGAGGACATCGGCGTCGTCGCGCAGAACGTCAAAGCGGTATACCCCGAACTGGTGCACGAAAAGGACGGCATGCTGACCGTCGATTACGAGAAGCTGGTGGGCCCGCTGATCGAGTCGGTGCGCGAGTTGAATCAGCGTATCGAAGTGCTGGAAAAGGCCCAGGTCGCCCATTGAGTTCCCGCGCGCTGCGCTGCCTAGAAAACAGGCGGTAGCGCTGCTCCTGTGGGGCGGGCCTGTCCGGCGATCGCGCCAGCCCAGGAATCGCTGCATGCTGCATCCCTGCCCCTACCTCCCGGCATGCTACCCAAGCCGGCAACGTCGCCAGCGTTCTCACAGGAGCATGACCATGAAAACAGCAATGAAGCAGGGCATTATCGACCTCCGTCGTGGTGGAGACGATGATGAGGGCGGGCAGTCCTGGCGCAAGCCGTAAGTCGGGTTGATGGCGGGCAATGATCATGTTGTTC contains:
- the algW gene encoding Do family serine endopeptidase AlgW; its protein translation is MLKALRFFGWPLLTGVLIAMLIIQRFPEWVGLPSQDVNLQQAPQTSRIVQGPVSYADAVTLAAPAVANLYTTKVVNKSSHPLFEDPQFRRFFGDNLPKQRRWESSLGSAVIMSPEGYLLTNNHVTSGADQIVVALKDGRETLARVIGSDPETDLAVLKIDLKKLPAITIGRSDTIHIGDVSLAIGNPFGVGQTVTMGIISATGRNQLGLNNYEDFIQTDAAINPGNSGGALIDANGNLIGINTAIFSKSGGSQGIGFAIPVKLALEVMKSIVEHGQVIRGWLGIEVQPLSQELAESYGMKDRPGIVVAGIFRDGPAQRAGLQLGDVILSINGEPAGDGRKSMNQVARIKPNEKISIEVMRNGEQLKLIAEVGLRPPPAPVAAQEQK
- a CDS encoding tail fiber domain-containing protein, translating into MTIKKVASIVLLALSATVASVAYADIGAKCCPFSDERLKTNVETLLDSTNTLTKIHGVRFKWKDSGREDIGVVAQNVKAVYPELVHEKDGMLTVDYEKLVGPLIESVRELNQRIEVLEKAQVAH
- the cysN gene encoding sulfate adenylyltransferase subunit CysN, producing MSHQSDLISEDIVAYLAQHERKELLRFLTCGNVDDGKSTLIGRLLHDSKMIYEDHLEAITRDSKKVGTTGEDVDLALLVDGLQAEREQGITIDVAYRYFSTAKRKFIIADTPGHEQYTRNMATGASTCDLAIILVDARYGVQTQTRRHSFIASLLGIKHIVVAVNKMDLKNFDEQVFESIKADYLKFAEGINLKPSSLHFVPMSALKGDNVVNRSERSPWYTGPALMEILETVEVAADRNFTDLRFPVQYVNRPNLNFRGFAGTIASGVVHKGDEVVVLPSGKSSRVKSIVTFEGELENAGPGQAVTLTMEDEIDISRGDLLVHADNVPPVTDQFDAMLVWMAEEPMLPGKKYDIKRATSYVPGSIASITHKVDVNTLEQGAASALQLNEIGRVKVSLDAAIALDGYDSNRTTGAFIVIDRLTNGTVGAGMIIAPPVLPHGSTGHHGKLAHVSTEERALRFGQQPATVLFSGLSGAGKSTLAYAVERKLFDMGRAVYVLDGQNLRHDLNKGLPQDRAGRTENWRRAAHVARQFNEAGMLTLAAFVAPDAEGREQAKALIGKERLVTVYVQASPIACRERDPQGLYAADGDNIPGESFPYDVPLDADLVIDTQVTSVEEGVKQVLDVLRKRGAI
- the cysD gene encoding sulfate adenylyltransferase subunit CysD, which gives rise to MVDKLTHLKQLEAESIHIIREVAAEFDNPVMLYSIGKDSAVMLHLARKAFFPGKLPFPVMHVDTQWKFQEMYRFRDKMVEEMGLELITHVNPEGVAQGINPFTHGSSKHTDIMKTQGLKQALDKYGFDAAFGGARRDEEKSRAKERVYSFRDSKHRWDPKNQRPELWNIYNGKVNKGESIRVFPLSNWTELDIWQYIYLEGIPIVPLYFAAEREVIEKNGTLIMIDDERILEHLTDEEKARIVKKKVRFRTLGCYPLTGAVESEADSLTDIIQEMLLTRTSERQGRVIDHDGAGSMEDKKRQGYF
- a CDS encoding amino acid ABC transporter ATP-binding protein; its protein translation is MSEASKQPVGPEGIIQMQGVNKWYGQFHVLKDINLNVRQGERIVLCGPSGSGKSTTIRCLNRLEEHQQGRIVVDGVELTNDLKQIEAIRREVGMVFQHFNLFPHLSILENCTLAPMWVRKMPRRKAEEIAMHYLERVRIPEQAHKYPGQLSGGQQQRVAIARALCMKPKIMLFDEPTSALDPEMVKEVLDTMVGLAEDGMTMLCVTHEMGFARTVANRVIFMDKGEIVEQAAPDDFFDRPRSDRTKLFLSQILH
- a CDS encoding Nif3-like dinuclear metal center hexameric protein, producing the protein MAVALSTLVEEAERYLASAKIQDYCPNGLQVEGRPQVSRIVSGVTASQALLDAAVEAEADLVLVHHGYFWKGENPCITGMKQRRLKTLLKHDISLLAYHLPLDLHPEVGNNVQLARQLDITVEGLLDPDNPKVVGLVGSLAEPVSARDFARRVQEVMGREPLVIEGEQMIRRVGWCTGGGQGYIDTAIAAGVDLFLSGEASEQTFHSARENGISFIAAGHHATERYGVQALGDYLARRFALEHLFIDCPNPI